Proteins found in one Micromonospora sp. WMMD1082 genomic segment:
- a CDS encoding IclR family transcriptional regulator C-terminal domain-containing protein, whose translation MRDPLAEPSDLIRSVSRALRVLESVGRAPRGLTVKQIARRCELTVATTYHLVRTLAYEGYVIRREDGTYIVGLEVADRYRELVAAFRGSPVIGESLRRAALETGWSHYLGRFVGGQVAITAVAEGNRSPYLEDLVPGFDEGAHATALGKALLATLTAEQRHRYLREYGMRPFTNATLTTPEAFEVDLAAGERRGMQLELGQFRQGVACAAVLVSPEKDMERRTVLACALPASEMMTSARVVRTKLLAAARTIADGLAADT comes from the coding sequence GTGCGTGACCCCCTGGCGGAACCTTCGGACCTGATCCGGAGTGTCTCCCGCGCGCTTCGAGTGCTCGAGTCGGTCGGTCGTGCCCCGCGTGGTCTGACGGTGAAACAGATCGCCCGCCGCTGCGAACTGACCGTGGCCACGACATACCATCTGGTCCGCACGCTCGCATACGAGGGTTACGTGATCCGTCGGGAGGACGGCACGTACATCGTGGGCCTGGAGGTGGCCGACCGCTACCGCGAACTGGTCGCCGCGTTCCGCGGCTCCCCGGTGATCGGGGAGAGTCTGCGCCGGGCCGCGCTGGAGACCGGCTGGAGCCATTACCTCGGCCGGTTCGTGGGCGGTCAGGTGGCGATCACCGCCGTCGCGGAGGGGAACCGCTCGCCGTACCTTGAGGATCTCGTGCCCGGGTTCGACGAGGGGGCGCACGCGACCGCGCTCGGCAAGGCACTGCTCGCCACGCTCACCGCCGAGCAGCGCCACCGCTACCTGCGCGAGTACGGCATGCGCCCGTTCACCAACGCCACCCTCACCACGCCGGAGGCATTCGAGGTCGACCTGGCGGCCGGGGAGCGGCGCGGGATGCAGTTGGAACTGGGCCAGTTCCGGCAGGGGGTGGCGTGCGCCGCCGTCCTCGTCAGCCCGGAGAAGGACATGGAGCGGCGGACGGTGCTGGCCTGCGCCCTGCCGGCCAGCGAGATGATGACCTCCGCCCGGGTGGTCCGGACGAAACTGCTCGCCGCGGCCCGGACGATCGCCGACGGCCTCGCCGCCGACACCTGA
- a CDS encoding PhoX family phosphatase yields MSDRPRLLPLLGTPRHGSRDAMTCLYRCGNACDHPVPNSSDNAYFGDVVNAEVTRRGVVRAGAVGALVLGFSGAAAGALAGAAPAAAAPAAVPQPAPAAGRRPGSGALDFKPIPPNTLDTFVVPNGYDHAVVIRWGDPVVPGAPAFNVRRQTAAAQAKQFGYNNDFVGVLPLDKGGKRALLVVNHEYTNEDLMFPGFTSQDALTVEQVKVAIAAHGMSVVEIERVAGTGQWRPVSSGRRPYNRRVDALSSLFELTGPVAGSAFVKTAADPKGRTVVGTLNNCAGGVTPWGTVLSGEENFNQYFVGGDAVSEAEKARLARYGISTTERYPSGSRKWDRAAARFDLAKHPNEANRHGWIVEIDPFDPESRPRKHTALGRFKHEGANVIVARTGHVVAYMGDDERFDYLYKFVSDKKFMKGDSWVARKHNLTLLESGTLYVARLDQTSADEIDGSGALPSDGAFNGKGRWIKLVSGNRSYVAGMTAAEVLTFTRFAGDKVGATKMDRPEDVEPSLLTGKVYVALTNNTNRGVGSNPAADEANPRNANRHGHILELVEDRGDNTAETFTWSLPIVCGDPADPSTYFSGYDKTKVSPISCPDNVAFDATGNLWISTDGNALGSNDGLFATAIEGPERGHLKQFLTVPYGAETCGPFITGDNRSLFVAVQHPGEITGASVENPASTWPDGDYAKPGVVVTWRLDGGPVGS; encoded by the coding sequence TGTGACCACCCGGTACCCAACAGCTCCGACAACGCGTACTTCGGTGACGTGGTGAACGCCGAGGTCACCCGCCGCGGTGTGGTCCGCGCCGGGGCGGTCGGTGCGCTGGTGCTCGGCTTCAGCGGCGCCGCGGCCGGTGCGCTCGCCGGTGCCGCTCCCGCCGCTGCGGCCCCGGCCGCCGTCCCGCAGCCGGCGCCCGCCGCCGGTCGTCGCCCAGGTAGCGGGGCGCTGGACTTCAAGCCGATCCCGCCGAACACCCTGGACACGTTCGTCGTGCCCAACGGCTACGACCACGCCGTGGTCATCCGCTGGGGCGACCCGGTGGTGCCCGGCGCACCGGCGTTCAACGTACGCCGGCAGACCGCCGCCGCGCAGGCCAAGCAGTTCGGCTACAACAACGACTTCGTCGGCGTGCTGCCGCTGGACAAGGGCGGCAAGCGGGCGCTGCTCGTGGTCAACCACGAGTACACCAACGAGGACCTGATGTTCCCCGGCTTCACCAGCCAGGACGCGCTCACCGTCGAGCAGGTCAAGGTGGCGATCGCCGCGCACGGCATGTCCGTGGTGGAGATCGAGCGGGTGGCCGGCACCGGGCAGTGGCGACCGGTCAGCTCGGGCCGCCGCCCGTACAACCGGCGGGTCGACGCGCTGAGCAGCCTCTTCGAGCTGACCGGCCCGGTCGCCGGCTCGGCCTTCGTGAAGACCGCCGCCGACCCGAAGGGCCGCACGGTCGTCGGCACGCTGAACAACTGCGCCGGTGGCGTGACCCCGTGGGGCACGGTGCTCTCCGGCGAGGAGAACTTCAACCAGTACTTCGTCGGCGGCGACGCCGTATCGGAGGCGGAGAAGGCCCGGCTGGCGCGCTACGGCATCAGCACCACCGAGCGCTACCCCAGCGGCAGCCGCAAGTGGGACCGGGCCGCCGCCCGCTTCGACCTCGCGAAGCACCCGAACGAGGCCAACCGGCACGGCTGGATCGTGGAGATCGACCCGTTCGACCCGGAGAGCCGCCCGCGCAAGCACACCGCGCTGGGCCGGTTCAAGCACGAGGGCGCGAACGTCATCGTCGCCCGCACCGGGCACGTGGTCGCGTACATGGGCGACGACGAGCGCTTCGACTACCTCTACAAGTTCGTCTCGGACAAGAAGTTCATGAAGGGCGACTCCTGGGTCGCCCGCAAGCACAACCTGACCCTGTTGGAGTCCGGCACCCTCTACGTGGCCCGGCTCGACCAGACCAGCGCCGACGAGATCGACGGCTCCGGCGCACTGCCCAGCGACGGCGCCTTCAACGGCAAGGGCCGCTGGATCAAGCTGGTCAGCGGCAACCGGTCGTACGTGGCCGGTATGACCGCCGCCGAGGTGCTCACCTTCACCCGGTTCGCCGGAGACAAGGTCGGCGCGACCAAGATGGACCGGCCGGAGGACGTCGAGCCGAGCCTGCTCACCGGCAAGGTGTACGTGGCCCTGACCAACAACACCAACCGGGGGGTCGGCAGCAACCCGGCGGCGGACGAGGCGAACCCGCGGAACGCCAACCGGCACGGGCACATCCTGGAACTGGTCGAGGACCGGGGGGACAACACCGCCGAGACGTTCACCTGGTCGCTGCCGATCGTCTGCGGCGACCCGGCGGACCCGTCCACCTACTTCTCCGGGTACGACAAGACCAAGGTCTCGCCGATCTCCTGCCCGGACAACGTGGCCTTCGACGCCACCGGCAACCTCTGGATCTCCACCGACGGCAACGCCCTGGGCAGCAACGACGGCCTCTTCGCCACCGCGATCGAGGGGCCGGAGCGGGGCCACCTGAAGCAGTTCCTGACCGTGCCGTACGGCGCGGAGACCTGCGGCCCGTTCATCACCGGCGACAACCGGTCGCTCTTCGTCGCGGTGCAGCACCCGGGCGAGATCACCGGCGCCTCGGTCGAGAACCCGGCCTCCACCTGGCCCGACGGCGACTATGCCAAGCCGGGTGTGGTGGTGACCTGGCGGCTGGACGGCGGACCGGTCGGTAGCTGA